A genomic region of Pseudomonas abietaniphila contains the following coding sequences:
- a CDS encoding prepilin peptidase produces the protein MSLLDLLASSPLAFILCTLVLGLLVGSFLNVVVYRLPKMMLRDWKAQAREVLELPAEPQAETFNLILPHSRCPHCSHKIRAWENLPVVSYVFLGGKCSRCKAPISKRYPLVELACGLLSAFVAWHFGFGWPAGAVLVLSWGLLSMSLIDADHQLLPDAIVLPLLWLGLIVNAFGLFTSLTDALWGAVFGYLVLWCVFWLFKLITGKEGMGYGDFKLLAMLGAWGGWQILPLTILLSSIVGAVLGLILLRLRNVETSTPIPFGPYLAIAGWIALLWGDQITTSYMQIAGFR, from the coding sequence ATGTCCCTCCTCGACCTCCTGGCCAGCTCTCCGCTGGCCTTCATTCTATGCACCCTCGTTTTAGGCCTGCTCGTCGGCAGCTTCCTCAACGTCGTCGTTTACCGCCTGCCGAAAATGATGCTGCGCGACTGGAAAGCTCAGGCGCGGGAAGTGCTTGAATTGCCTGCCGAGCCGCAAGCGGAAACCTTCAACCTGATCCTCCCGCATTCGCGTTGCCCGCACTGTTCCCACAAGATCCGTGCGTGGGAGAATCTGCCGGTGGTGAGTTATGTGTTCCTTGGCGGTAAGTGTTCGCGTTGCAAGGCGCCGATCAGCAAGCGTTATCCGTTGGTGGAGCTGGCTTGTGGGTTGCTGTCGGCGTTTGTGGCGTGGCATTTCGGGTTTGGCTGGCCAGCGGGCGCGGTGTTGGTGTTGAGTTGGGGTTTGCTGTCGATGAGCCTGATCGACGCCGATCACCAGTTGTTGCCCGATGCGATCGTGTTGCCGCTGTTGTGGCTGGGGTTGATCGTCAATGCCTTCGGGCTGTTCACGTCGCTGACCGATGCATTGTGGGGCGCGGTGTTCGGGTATCTGGTGTTGTGGTGTGTGTTCTGGCTGTTCAAGTTGATCACCGGCAAAGAAGGCATGGGCTACGGCGATTTCAAGTTGCTGGCGATGCTCGGCGCTTGGGGTGGCTGGCAGATTTTGCCGCTGACGATTCTTTTGTCGTCGATTGTCGGGGCGGTGTTGGGCCTGATTTTGCTGCGTCTGCGTAACGTCGAAACCAGCACGCCGATCCCCTTCGGCCCTTATCTGGCCATCGCGGGGTGGATCGCACTGCTCTGGGGTGATCAAATAACGACTTCGTATATGCAGATCGCCGGTTTCAGATGA
- a CDS encoding MFS transporter has product MSSNPDIQAIDAAVAAPAAAAPARLSSHRRWFMLSLLLIATIINYVDRVNISIAAPFMAKDLGLDKVQMGLIFSAFAWTYAFALVPAGFIADRFGSRLTYGASLISWSAVTVCQGMAGGFASLFGLRLAIGAMEAPAFPANSRAVTVWFPARERGMASSIYVCGQYLGTALFTGLLLWLATTYDWRHVFYSTGIVGILFGIAWLYLYRDPLNCKKVSKQELEYIEAGGGLVKSSQDKNKFKWAQIAELLKYRQVWAICIGKFASTSALYFFLTWFPTYLIEERHLTMVKVGIFAVLPFIGATVGVLLAGFIADWMIRRGVSLSFARKLPLVVGSALGMSIMLVNFTDSNELCIALLTIAFFAQGIASSSWAAVSEVAPKELIGLTGGITSLAANIGGIVTPIVIGQILHLTGNFAWAFWFIGGMACIGTLSYSLLLGRIYRIELKAK; this is encoded by the coding sequence ATGTCGAGCAATCCTGATATTCAGGCGATCGACGCCGCCGTGGCCGCTCCCGCGGCAGCTGCTCCGGCCCGCCTGTCATCCCATCGTCGCTGGTTCATGCTTTCGCTGTTGCTGATCGCCACGATCATCAACTACGTGGACCGGGTCAATATCTCCATCGCGGCGCCCTTCATGGCCAAGGACCTGGGCCTGGATAAAGTCCAGATGGGACTGATCTTCTCCGCGTTCGCCTGGACCTATGCCTTCGCACTGGTGCCGGCCGGTTTCATCGCCGACCGTTTTGGCTCGCGACTGACCTATGGCGCGTCATTGATCTCATGGTCTGCGGTCACGGTATGCCAAGGCATGGCAGGTGGCTTTGCCTCGTTGTTCGGTCTGCGTCTGGCCATCGGCGCCATGGAAGCGCCTGCGTTCCCGGCCAACAGCCGCGCGGTCACCGTCTGGTTCCCGGCGCGCGAGCGTGGCATGGCCAGCAGTATCTATGTTTGTGGTCAGTACCTGGGCACGGCATTGTTCACCGGCTTGCTCCTGTGGCTGGCGACCACCTATGACTGGCGGCACGTGTTCTACAGCACCGGCATCGTCGGCATCCTGTTTGGTATCGCCTGGCTCTATCTCTACCGCGATCCGCTGAACTGCAAGAAGGTCAGCAAGCAAGAGCTCGAGTACATCGAGGCGGGCGGCGGTCTGGTCAAAAGCAGTCAGGACAAGAACAAATTCAAGTGGGCGCAGATTGCCGAGCTGCTCAAATATCGCCAAGTCTGGGCAATCTGCATCGGTAAGTTCGCGAGCACGTCGGCCCTGTATTTCTTCCTGACCTGGTTCCCGACTTACCTCATCGAAGAGCGGCACCTGACCATGGTCAAGGTCGGTATCTTCGCCGTGCTGCCGTTCATTGGCGCCACTGTCGGTGTATTGCTGGCAGGGTTCATCGCCGACTGGATGATCCGTCGCGGGGTGTCGTTGTCCTTCGCTCGCAAGCTGCCGTTGGTGGTGGGTTCGGCGCTGGGCATGTCGATCATGCTGGTCAATTTCACCGACTCCAACGAGCTCTGCATCGCGCTGCTGACCATCGCATTCTTCGCACAAGGCATTGCGTCTTCTTCCTGGGCGGCGGTGTCTGAAGTCGCGCCGAAAGAACTGATTGGTCTGACGGGTGGGATCACCAGTCTGGCCGCGAACATCGGCGGCATCGTGACGCCTATCGTCATCGGCCAAATTCTCCACCTCACAGGCAATTTCGCCTGGGCCTTCTGGTTCATCGGCGGTATGGCTTGCATCGGAACGCTGTCTTACTCGCTGTTGCTGGGCCGCATTTATCGGATCGAACTCAAGGCGAAGTAA
- a CDS encoding 2-hydroxyacid dehydrogenase has translation MKPEILQLSPILIPDVNAKLNALYTVRPYFQQTDKAAYLREHGANIRGVVTGGHTGIKREVLEQLPNVEVIAVNGVGTDAVDLSYARDRGIRVTATIGALTEDVADLAIGLLISACRGLGTGDRYVRSGEWARTATPLVPLPLARQFSGMRVGIVGLGRVGRAVATRAAAFGCPISYTDLHAMSDVPYTFVSDLVELARQSDALIVAAAADNAKGIINAKVLQALGAEGYLINVARGSLVNEPDLIAALESGSIAGAGLDVFVDEPNVPDVLFGLETVVLQPHRASATVQTRTRMGEMVLASLAAVLEGQEPVGAVA, from the coding sequence ATGAAACCTGAAATCCTCCAACTGAGCCCGATTCTGATTCCGGACGTCAACGCGAAGCTAAACGCGTTGTACACCGTGCGCCCTTACTTCCAACAGACCGACAAGGCGGCTTATCTGCGCGAACATGGCGCCAATATCCGTGGCGTGGTCACGGGCGGCCATACCGGCATCAAGCGCGAGGTGCTGGAGCAACTGCCGAACGTGGAAGTGATCGCGGTCAATGGCGTGGGCACTGACGCGGTGGACCTGAGCTATGCCCGTGATCGCGGCATTCGTGTCACCGCCACCATTGGCGCACTGACTGAAGACGTGGCCGACCTTGCGATCGGCTTGCTCATCTCGGCTTGCCGTGGACTCGGAACGGGCGATCGTTACGTGCGTTCCGGCGAATGGGCCAGGACCGCAACGCCCTTGGTACCGCTGCCGCTGGCGCGTCAGTTCAGCGGCATGCGCGTCGGCATCGTCGGCCTCGGGCGAGTAGGGCGTGCGGTTGCCACGCGTGCGGCGGCGTTTGGCTGCCCGATCAGCTACACCGACCTCCACGCCATGAGTGATGTGCCTTACACCTTTGTCAGTGACCTGGTGGAACTGGCGCGTCAAAGTGATGCGTTGATCGTGGCGGCGGCCGCCGACAACGCCAAGGGCATCATCAACGCCAAAGTGCTGCAAGCCTTGGGCGCGGAGGGTTACCTGATCAATGTCGCGCGGGGCAGTCTTGTGAACGAACCGGACCTGATCGCAGCGCTGGAATCCGGATCAATTGCCGGTGCCGGGCTGGATGTGTTCGTGGACGAGCCGAACGTGCCAGACGTGTTGTTTGGTCTTGAAACCGTGGTGCTGCAGCCTCACCGTGCCAGCGCGACCGTCCAGACGCGCACGCGCATGGGGGAAATGGTGCTGGCGAGCCTGGCGGCTGTGCTTGAGGGCCAGGAACCGGTGGGCGCGGTCGCTTGA
- a CDS encoding DUF1780 domain-containing protein: MDDSDYLRLLTIQAEQANAFLSNARKWERERWVCQRLLQGLNIPHRTDDFLPAGQEPPDVLFRDACFEVFFVLDEGRRLNDEWREELQRRRSAFSLSQLVRREAKPKRIPASELLRRLAPTLRKKAHNYKERGLDLSELDIIAFASLKREVLDLNSHFPPPTEYLRQGWRSLSLVGPTFARVLFAHPDAPDFLRTNLGRSVVFDVGISL, encoded by the coding sequence ATGGATGACTCCGACTACTTACGTCTGCTGACGATCCAGGCCGAGCAAGCCAATGCATTCCTGTCCAACGCGCGCAAATGGGAGCGCGAACGGTGGGTGTGCCAGCGTTTGCTGCAAGGCCTGAACATCCCTCATCGCACCGACGATTTTCTGCCCGCCGGGCAAGAACCGCCGGACGTACTGTTTCGCGATGCGTGTTTTGAGGTGTTCTTCGTACTCGATGAAGGCCGACGCCTCAACGATGAATGGCGTGAAGAGCTGCAGCGCAGACGCAGTGCGTTTTCCTTGAGTCAGCTGGTTCGGCGCGAAGCCAAACCCAAGCGCATCCCGGCCTCCGAGCTGCTGCGTCGCCTGGCGCCCACGCTGCGCAAGAAAGCCCACAACTACAAGGAACGCGGACTGGATCTGAGTGAGCTGGACATCATCGCTTTCGCCAGCCTCAAACGCGAAGTGCTGGACCTCAACAGCCACTTTCCACCGCCAACCGAATACTTGCGTCAAGGCTGGCGTTCGCTGTCTCTGGTAGGCCCTACGTTCGCTCGCGTGCTGTTCGCACACCCCGATGCGCCGGATTTTCTGCGCACGAACCTGGGGCGCAGCGTGGTGTTCGATGTGGGGATCAGCCTGTGA
- a CDS encoding hydrolase, whose translation MSIRELLNPTNAALILIDHQPQMAFGVQSIDRQTLKNNAVGLAKAAKIFNVPTIFTSVETKSFSGYIWPELLAVHPEQQPIERTSMNSWEDKKLVEAVKATGRKKLIIAALWTEVCLNFPTLDALAEGYEVYIVTDASGGTTKEAHDMSVQRMIQAGAVPVTWQQVLLEFQRDWAHKETYEAVMQLVLEHSGAYGMGVDYAYTMVHGAPQRKLD comes from the coding sequence ATGTCTATCCGCGAACTGCTGAACCCAACCAACGCTGCTCTGATCCTGATCGACCACCAGCCGCAAATGGCCTTCGGCGTGCAGTCGATCGATCGTCAAACACTGAAGAACAACGCCGTCGGCCTGGCCAAAGCCGCGAAGATCTTCAACGTACCGACGATCTTCACCTCGGTGGAAACCAAGAGCTTCAGCGGTTACATCTGGCCTGAGCTGCTGGCGGTACACCCGGAGCAACAGCCCATCGAGCGTACTTCGATGAACTCCTGGGAAGACAAGAAGCTGGTAGAAGCGGTCAAGGCGACCGGTCGCAAGAAGTTGATCATCGCAGCACTGTGGACCGAGGTCTGCCTGAACTTCCCGACGCTGGACGCACTGGCTGAAGGCTACGAGGTGTACATCGTCACCGACGCCTCGGGCGGCACGACCAAGGAAGCACACGACATGTCGGTGCAGCGCATGATTCAGGCTGGCGCCGTACCCGTGACCTGGCAACAAGTTCTGCTCGAATTCCAGCGCGACTGGGCACACAAGGAAACGTACGAAGCGGTCATGCAACTGGTCCTGGAGCACAGCGGCGCTTACGGCATGGGTGTCGACTACGCCTACACCATGGTTCACGGTGCACCGCAGCGTAAGCTCGACTGA
- a CDS encoding SDR family oxidoreductase produces MTQQSPSKIALVTGAGSGIGRAVALGLLEDGYKVVVTGRRIEPLEELVALAREQGGEALAVSTDVRDPASVDKLFATIDEVYGRLDVVFNNAGVNAPAVPMDELPVEKWLSVIDTNVTGVFLCSRGAFGLMRKQSPQGGRIINNGSISAHVPRPFTGPYTASKHAVLGLTKSLALDGREFNIACSQIDIGNALTELSVRMTKGVRQANGSIAVEPMIDVKHIADAVRYISALPLSANVLNMTVMATNMPFVGRG; encoded by the coding sequence ATGACTCAACAATCCCCTTCGAAAATTGCCTTGGTGACGGGCGCAGGCAGCGGTATCGGCCGCGCCGTAGCGCTCGGTCTGCTGGAAGACGGTTACAAGGTCGTGGTGACTGGCCGTCGTATCGAGCCACTGGAAGAACTGGTTGCGTTGGCGCGGGAACAAGGCGGCGAAGCGCTGGCAGTGTCGACCGACGTGCGCGATCCGGCCAGCGTCGACAAGCTGTTCGCGACCATCGATGAGGTCTACGGCCGACTCGACGTGGTGTTCAACAACGCAGGCGTCAACGCCCCTGCCGTGCCGATGGATGAGCTGCCGGTCGAGAAGTGGCTGAGCGTGATCGACACCAACGTCACCGGCGTTTTCCTGTGCAGCCGTGGCGCCTTTGGCCTGATGCGCAAACAGTCGCCGCAGGGTGGCCGGATCATCAACAACGGTTCGATCTCCGCACACGTTCCACGCCCGTTCACCGGCCCTTACACCGCCAGTAAGCACGCCGTGCTGGGCCTGACCAAAAGCCTGGCGCTGGACGGTCGCGAATTCAACATCGCGTGCAGCCAGATCGACATCGGCAACGCGCTGACCGAGTTGTCGGTGCGCATGACCAAAGGCGTGCGTCAGGCCAATGGTTCGATTGCGGTCGAGCCGATGATCGACGTCAAACACATTGCCGACGCGGTGCGTTACATCTCCGCGCTGCCGCTGTCCGCCAACGTGCTGAACATGACCGTCATGGCCACCAACATGCCCTTCGTGGGCCGTGGTTGA
- a CDS encoding helix-turn-helix transcriptional regulator, with translation MDSANRVPTYGMQQRSERPDFYIRGKTEGKPETAPHRHEYFQIQINLGGDTVQHIGGVVRPFPRNTLAFILPHKLHLIPHPPEGNFLLINFAQTFLLPQLQCDPLDLEDVAIALAPELSPFRFQEHLDFTLDTENFAEIQRLLDRMRTLDQNRQFGTREILKGCLLQLIGTVCALYAEPIKLLADDNAAERSRRDALARMSEYVRKNLSDPDLSLKKAASAAFLSPNYLTHWLRKEVGKTFSELVLERRMHLARTLLLNGSKPVGEVARLCGFADEAYFSRRFRHAHGMPPGQFRKQRDV, from the coding sequence ATGGACTCTGCCAACCGCGTCCCCACGTACGGCATGCAGCAACGCAGCGAGCGGCCTGATTTTTATATCCGTGGCAAGACCGAAGGCAAACCGGAAACCGCGCCCCATCGCCACGAGTATTTCCAGATCCAGATCAATCTGGGCGGCGACACCGTGCAACACATTGGCGGCGTCGTTCGCCCCTTCCCGCGCAACACGCTGGCGTTCATCCTGCCGCACAAATTGCACCTGATTCCGCACCCGCCGGAAGGCAATTTCCTGCTGATCAACTTCGCCCAGACCTTTCTGCTCCCACAGCTGCAATGCGATCCGCTGGACCTGGAAGACGTCGCGATCGCCCTTGCGCCCGAGCTGTCGCCGTTCCGTTTTCAGGAGCATCTGGACTTCACTCTCGACACCGAGAACTTCGCTGAAATCCAGCGCCTGCTCGACCGCATGCGCACGCTGGACCAGAACCGTCAGTTCGGTACCCGGGAAATTCTGAAAGGCTGCTTGCTGCAACTGATCGGTACGGTGTGCGCGCTTTATGCCGAGCCCATCAAACTGCTGGCCGACGACAATGCGGCTGAACGCAGCCGCCGCGATGCATTGGCGCGCATGTCGGAATACGTGCGCAAGAACCTCAGCGACCCGGATTTGAGTTTGAAAAAAGCCGCATCGGCGGCATTTCTTTCACCCAATTACCTCACTCACTGGCTGCGCAAAGAGGTCGGAAAGACCTTCAGTGAATTGGTGCTGGAGCGACGCATGCACCTGGCGCGAACGCTGCTGCTCAATGGCTCCAAACCGGTGGGCGAAGTCGCAAGGCTGTGCGGGTTCGCCGATGAGGCTTACTTCTCCCGCCGCTTCCGCCACGCCCATGGCATGCCGCCGGGGCAGTTTCGCAAGCAGCGGGACGTGTAG
- a CDS encoding fumarylacetoacetate hydrolase family protein: MSNFVFEPTRVASLPVSGSDARFPVARVFCLGRNYHWGDALNAVREVPAYFMKPATSVIDATGELAFPTQTQQFCHEIELVVAIGKDGFEISEEQALDHVWGYAAGLDLTRRDLQMAAKAVGNPWEPAKAFDGSAPITPILPASRDGHPRQGAIWLSVNGVERQRSDLESQIWSVSEIVSQLSHSVSLRAGDLIMTGTPPGVASLEAGDVINGGISGVGEFEVRIGSRPAD; the protein is encoded by the coding sequence ATGAGCAACTTTGTATTCGAACCCACGCGTGTGGCCAGTTTGCCGGTCAGCGGCAGTGATGCACGTTTCCCCGTCGCTCGTGTGTTTTGCCTGGGGCGAAACTACCACTGGGGTGATGCGCTGAATGCCGTGCGTGAAGTGCCCGCGTATTTCATGAAGCCCGCCACGTCGGTGATCGACGCCACAGGCGAGCTGGCGTTTCCAACCCAGACCCAACAGTTCTGCCACGAAATCGAACTGGTCGTGGCCATTGGCAAAGACGGTTTCGAGATCAGCGAAGAGCAGGCGCTCGACCATGTCTGGGGGTATGCCGCAGGCCTGGACCTGACGCGCCGTGATCTGCAAATGGCCGCCAAGGCCGTCGGTAACCCATGGGAGCCGGCCAAGGCATTCGACGGTTCTGCCCCCATCACCCCGATCTTGCCTGCGAGTCGCGACGGCCATCCAAGGCAGGGCGCGATCTGGCTCAGCGTCAACGGTGTCGAGCGCCAGCGCTCGGACCTCGAAAGCCAGATCTGGTCGGTCAGCGAAATTGTCAGTCAGCTTTCCCATTCGGTTAGTCTGCGCGCGGGTGATCTGATCATGACCGGGACACCGCCGGGCGTCGCGTCGCTTGAGGCGGGTGACGTGATCAATGGCGGTATCAGTGGTGTCGGCGAATTTGAAGTGCGGATCGGCAGCCGTCCCGCTGACTGA
- the coaE gene encoding dephospho-CoA kinase (Dephospho-CoA kinase (CoaE) performs the final step in coenzyme A biosynthesis.), producing the protein MIAPETPPAQQPWILGLTGGIGSGKSAAAQCFVDLGIHLVDADNAARWVVEPGRPALSQIAEHFGAGVLQADGTLDRAALRELIFKDPQQRVWLEGLLHPLIREEIKQYLARAQSPYAILVSPLLLETSQHQMVQRILVIDVPEAVQIERTVLRDKTNEAQVRAILKAQASREERLRRADDVIVNDRDPTWLKSEVERLHHFYLTLRGGQ; encoded by the coding sequence ATGATTGCTCCCGAAACACCACCCGCTCAACAACCCTGGATTCTGGGTCTCACTGGCGGCATCGGCAGCGGCAAGAGTGCCGCTGCACAGTGTTTTGTCGATCTGGGTATCCATTTGGTGGACGCCGATAACGCCGCCCGCTGGGTGGTCGAACCGGGGCGACCTGCCCTTTCGCAAATCGCCGAGCACTTTGGCGCGGGCGTGCTACAGGCCGACGGCACACTGGACCGTGCGGCGTTGCGCGAGCTGATCTTCAAGGATCCGCAGCAGCGGGTCTGGTTGGAAGGTTTGCTGCATCCGTTGATTCGCGAGGAGATCAAGCAGTACCTGGCTCGCGCGCAATCGCCTTATGCGATTCTGGTGTCGCCGCTGCTGCTGGAGACTTCGCAGCATCAGATGGTCCAACGCATCCTCGTGATCGATGTGCCCGAGGCGGTGCAGATCGAGCGCACGGTGCTGCGTGACAAAACCAACGAAGCGCAGGTTCGGGCGATTCTCAAGGCACAGGCCAGCCGTGAAGAACGTCTACGTCGCGCCGATGACGTGATCGTCAACGACCGCGACCCGACCTGGCTGAAAAGCGAAGTCGAGCGACTGCATCACTTTTATCTAACTTTGCGTGGAGGCCAATGA
- a CDS encoding energy-coupling factor ABC transporter permease produces MIGTQVLTSQTMILAWLFYVPLLLWAVWRCPWVELFSDTRRQHLLFGTVFALFLLWLMRRDFDTGVSYHLLGMTAVTLLLDWPLAMVGGLIAQLGLLAMGRQDLASLGVNGLLLVVMPVLITEGCSLIVERAQPKNPFTYIFCSGFFAAALVALSCLLVAMGLLWFDGLFAMPEWLGDFIGYVWLIIFPEAFINGMIVTALVVFCPEWLETFNRTRYLSDPWTDDGDT; encoded by the coding sequence ATGATCGGAACCCAAGTGCTCACCTCGCAAACCATGATCCTCGCCTGGCTCTTCTATGTGCCCCTGCTGCTGTGGGCGGTTTGGCGGTGTCCCTGGGTTGAACTGTTCAGCGACACACGACGCCAGCATCTGCTGTTCGGCACCGTGTTCGCGTTGTTTCTGCTGTGGTTGATGCGTCGGGACTTCGACACCGGCGTCTCGTACCACCTGCTGGGCATGACCGCCGTGACATTACTGCTGGACTGGCCGTTGGCGATGGTCGGCGGGTTGATTGCGCAGCTCGGGCTACTGGCGATGGGGCGACAGGACCTGGCATCGCTTGGGGTCAATGGCCTGCTGTTGGTCGTGATGCCGGTGCTGATCACGGAAGGCTGCTCGCTGATTGTCGAGCGTGCCCAGCCGAAAAATCCGTTTACCTACATCTTCTGCTCGGGGTTCTTCGCCGCGGCGCTGGTGGCGCTGTCGTGCCTGCTGGTCGCGATGGGATTACTGTGGTTCGACGGGCTGTTTGCGATGCCGGAATGGCTGGGGGATTTCATCGGCTATGTGTGGCTGATCATCTTCCCTGAAGCCTTCATCAACGGGATGATCGTCACCGCCCTGGTGGTGTTTTGTCCCGAGTGGCTGGAAACGTTCAACCGCACGCGTTATCTGTCAGATCCATGGACGGATGATGGGGATACGTGA
- a CDS encoding LysR family transcriptional regulator — translation MDRIECMRAFVATVGANGFAAAARALDVPRSKVSKQIQALEEAIGVQLLQRTTRSLHLTEAGAEYYDACRDVIASLDEAEQRARTGMGEIRGVLRVNAPMSFGLSRLGPLIPLFNERHPNVELQVVLSDQQVDPVKGGFDVTIRIASLPDSSMVARALAPAPRVMVASPAYLAKEGIPQSPKDLSNHKFLSYGYLQSGISLQLCNGKETQRVTVSGPLHANNGDILAQAAVSGMGIALLPNFIVERAVADGRLKPVLCEWEAPAISVNAVYPSARRVPMKTRAFIDFLVAELALGTAGF, via the coding sequence ATGGACCGTATCGAATGCATGCGTGCTTTTGTCGCCACCGTCGGCGCCAATGGCTTTGCCGCAGCCGCCCGCGCGCTGGACGTACCACGCTCGAAAGTCAGTAAACAGATTCAGGCATTGGAAGAAGCCATCGGCGTACAACTTCTCCAGCGCACGACCCGCAGCCTGCACCTGACAGAAGCAGGCGCCGAGTACTACGACGCGTGTCGTGATGTCATTGCTTCCCTGGACGAAGCCGAGCAGCGGGCACGCACAGGGATGGGCGAGATACGTGGGGTTTTGCGTGTCAACGCGCCGATGTCGTTTGGATTGAGCCGTCTGGGCCCGCTGATCCCGCTGTTCAACGAGCGTCACCCCAACGTCGAGCTGCAAGTGGTGTTGAGTGACCAGCAGGTGGACCCGGTGAAGGGCGGTTTTGACGTGACGATCCGGATCGCCAGCCTGCCCGACTCATCGATGGTCGCGCGCGCGCTGGCACCAGCGCCACGGGTCATGGTCGCCTCCCCGGCTTATCTCGCCAAAGAGGGCATACCGCAGTCGCCCAAGGACCTGAGCAACCACAAGTTCCTGAGTTACGGCTACTTGCAGAGCGGCATCAGCTTGCAACTGTGCAACGGAAAGGAGACCCAGCGCGTGACCGTGAGCGGGCCGTTGCACGCGAACAATGGCGATATCCTGGCGCAAGCGGCGGTCTCGGGGATGGGCATCGCGTTGCTGCCGAACTTCATCGTCGAAAGGGCCGTGGCCGACGGGCGATTGAAACCGGTGCTGTGCGAGTGGGAAGCGCCGGCGATTTCGGTGAATGCGGTGTATCCATCGGCACGCCGGGTGCCGATGAAAACGCGGGCGTTCATTGATTTTCTGGTGGCGGAGCTGGCGCTGGGCACAGCCGGCTTCTGA
- the yacG gene encoding DNA gyrase inhibitor YacG — protein sequence MSQPMTVDCPTCGAPVEWTPESKFRPFCSDRCKLIDLGAWASEEHAIPVAPDAEDELFSGDFDPRQH from the coding sequence ATGAGCCAACCAATGACCGTCGATTGTCCAACCTGCGGAGCCCCGGTGGAATGGACGCCGGAGAGTAAATTCCGGCCGTTCTGTTCGGACCGCTGCAAGCTGATCGACCTGGGCGCCTGGGCGTCGGAAGAACATGCGATTCCGGTCGCGCCGGATGCGGAGGATGAGTTGTTTTCGGGTGATTTCGATCCAAGGCAGCATTGA